The following are from one region of the Mycolicibacterium diernhoferi genome:
- a CDS encoding glycosyltransferase, translating into MTHAERVAIGSLDDPPPGSQLLVASTGGHLAQLVKWSHVIGAEPDSLWITFKSPQSDSLLHHCRVMYVPYVAPRDIRGAMNALARMMGEIDWKAEGFSAAVTTGAAVGLAGLVAARSHHVPSYYFESVSRVNGPSLTGKLASIDPGIHTYCQYEHWAGRRWKYRRSLFDRYEMVPKAQVENPRLFVTLGTIYPYRFDALVDAILHTGLADSRTVWQLGTTTRQGLPGEAVSQMGAAEFEDCARAADVVVTHAGVGTIMHLLEMGILPIVVPRRAKRNEHIDDHQAQIASLLDTRGISIVTEADQLQQSTITAASRRSVRIDQRHTHHGDRARSDDITDVYPPSKRTEIS; encoded by the coding sequence ATGACGCACGCCGAACGGGTCGCAATCGGGTCGCTGGACGATCCGCCGCCAGGAAGCCAACTGCTGGTCGCCTCGACCGGCGGACATCTGGCCCAACTCGTCAAGTGGTCGCATGTGATCGGTGCTGAACCCGACTCCCTGTGGATCACCTTCAAGTCACCCCAGAGCGACTCGCTTCTCCACCACTGCCGGGTCATGTACGTGCCCTACGTCGCTCCGCGTGACATCCGCGGAGCGATGAACGCCCTCGCCCGCATGATGGGCGAGATCGACTGGAAGGCCGAAGGATTCTCGGCAGCGGTGACGACCGGGGCTGCCGTCGGGTTGGCCGGCCTCGTCGCCGCTCGTTCACATCACGTACCGTCGTACTACTTCGAGAGTGTTTCGCGCGTAAACGGACCGTCACTCACCGGCAAGCTGGCCAGTATCGATCCTGGCATCCATACCTACTGTCAGTACGAGCATTGGGCGGGGCGCCGCTGGAAGTACCGACGGTCACTGTTCGACCGGTACGAAATGGTGCCGAAGGCTCAGGTGGAGAATCCGCGCCTGTTCGTGACCCTCGGGACCATCTATCCATACCGTTTCGACGCTCTCGTCGACGCGATCCTCCACACTGGCCTGGCGGACAGCCGAACGGTATGGCAGCTCGGGACAACTACGCGACAAGGGCTCCCTGGTGAGGCGGTATCGCAAATGGGCGCCGCCGAGTTCGAAGACTGTGCCCGCGCGGCCGACGTGGTCGTCACGCACGCCGGCGTCGGAACGATCATGCATCTGCTCGAAATGGGAATACTCCCGATCGTGGTTCCGCGGCGGGCCAAGCGGAACGAGCACATCGACGACCATCAGGCCCAGATCGCCTCATTACTCGACACCCGTGGGATATCGATCGTCACCGAAGCGGATCAGTTGCAGCAGAGCACGATCACAGCCGCATCGAGACGATCGGTGCGTATCGACCAGAGGCATACACACCACGGTGATCGCGCACGCTCAGATGACATCACCGACGTGTATCCGCCAAGTAAGAGAACGGAGATCTCATGA
- the rfbA gene encoding glucose-1-phosphate thymidylyltransferase RfbA, with protein sequence MRGIILAGGTGSRLHPITMGTSKHLLAVYDKPMIYYPLSTLILAGITDILVITKPEDIDASTRLLGDGSRFGISIEYAAQPRPEGIAQAFEVGSAFIGTDRVALALGDNIFHGPKLGTSLSRFKDIDGGGVFAYRVADPTAYGVIEFDAQFRAVSLEEKPKVPRSEFAVPGLYFYDNDVIEIAAALQPSDRGEYEITDVNRAYLEQGGLSVEELPRGTAWLDTGTFDSMLDASSYVRTIEQRQGLKVGVPEEAAWRRGLLDDDALRERAELLYKSGYGTYLLRLLDGWGGPT encoded by the coding sequence ATGCGCGGAATAATTCTCGCAGGCGGGACGGGATCGCGGCTGCATCCGATCACCATGGGCACAAGTAAGCATCTGCTGGCGGTCTACGACAAGCCGATGATCTACTACCCCCTCTCCACCCTGATCCTGGCCGGCATCACCGACATCCTGGTGATCACCAAACCGGAGGATATCGATGCCTCCACCCGATTGCTCGGTGACGGTTCCCGGTTCGGTATCAGTATCGAGTACGCGGCGCAGCCCAGGCCGGAGGGCATCGCGCAGGCGTTTGAGGTCGGCAGTGCTTTCATCGGTACGGACCGTGTGGCTCTCGCATTGGGTGACAACATTTTTCACGGCCCGAAGCTCGGCACGAGCCTGAGCCGGTTCAAGGATATCGACGGTGGAGGCGTCTTCGCCTACCGGGTCGCCGACCCGACTGCATACGGTGTGATCGAGTTCGACGCCCAGTTTCGCGCCGTGTCGCTCGAGGAGAAGCCAAAGGTGCCCCGATCGGAGTTCGCGGTCCCCGGCCTCTATTTCTATGACAACGATGTGATCGAGATCGCGGCTGCGCTGCAGCCGTCGGATCGCGGTGAGTACGAGATCACCGACGTGAATCGCGCATATCTCGAGCAGGGCGGGCTGTCGGTCGAGGAGTTGCCACGCGGTACGGCCTGGTTGGACACCGGCACATTCGACTCCATGTTGGATGCGAGCAGCTACGTCCGCACCATCGAGCAGCGGCAAGGGCTCAAGGTGGGAGTGCCGGAGGAGGCCGCCTGGCGGCGCGGGCTCCTCGACGATGACGCGCTGCGGGAGCGTGCCGAGCTTCTCTACAAGTCCGGGTATGGAACCTATTTGCTACGCCTGCTTGATGGTTGGGGAGGTCCGACGTGA
- a CDS encoding class I SAM-dependent methyltransferase, translating into MTCRLCGSHRLLSVLDLGATPPCETFLAADDLDSPEPTFPLHLRLCEDCLLLQIPALITPEDTFSEYAYFSSYSDSWVQHAKRYVDEAVARIGLGPDSFVTEVASNDGYLLQHVMAAGIPCLGIEPSVNVGAAARDIGVPTLTAFLDEELASRVRAERGPADLVIANNVYAHIPDLLGFTKALRGLLADDGWLSIEVHHALNLVTLGQFDTIYHEHFQYYTVLSAMRALATAGLTVVDVEMITTHGGSIRLWAQPEGAAGPPSQRVAEVLRLEEEAGLHAADGYLALRPRAEAVRHQLLQFLLDCHADGKLVVGYGAPGKGNTLLNYCGIRPDLLAYTVDRNPYKHGRFTPGTRIPIHDPAQIAKDRPDVVLALPWNLETELTEQLSYIREWDGQLVFPLPTLHSSAIFKPVTRGVSA; encoded by the coding sequence ATGACCTGCCGACTGTGCGGCTCTCACCGCCTCCTGAGTGTGCTCGACCTCGGTGCGACGCCACCGTGCGAGACATTCTTGGCTGCTGACGACCTGGACTCACCGGAGCCCACTTTCCCACTGCATCTCCGGTTGTGCGAGGACTGTCTGCTACTGCAGATTCCGGCTCTCATCACCCCGGAAGACACCTTCAGCGAGTATGCCTATTTCTCCTCGTACTCCGACAGCTGGGTCCAGCACGCGAAACGGTATGTCGATGAGGCTGTTGCACGAATAGGGCTTGGTCCTGACTCCTTCGTCACCGAAGTTGCCAGCAACGACGGGTACCTGCTCCAGCACGTCATGGCAGCCGGCATACCGTGCCTGGGAATAGAGCCCTCCGTCAATGTCGGTGCGGCTGCGCGTGATATCGGCGTCCCGACGCTGACCGCGTTCCTGGATGAGGAGCTCGCGTCACGTGTGCGGGCGGAGCGTGGACCGGCAGATCTTGTCATCGCCAACAACGTCTATGCGCACATTCCTGATCTCCTCGGATTCACCAAGGCGCTTCGCGGCCTGCTGGCTGACGACGGTTGGCTGAGCATTGAAGTGCACCACGCCTTGAATCTGGTGACGCTGGGCCAGTTCGACACCATCTACCACGAGCATTTCCAGTACTACACCGTACTTTCAGCGATGCGCGCACTCGCGACGGCCGGCCTCACTGTCGTGGATGTGGAGATGATCACGACGCACGGTGGGTCGATACGGCTTTGGGCACAACCCGAGGGCGCCGCCGGACCACCGAGCCAACGGGTGGCTGAAGTGCTTCGGCTCGAGGAAGAGGCCGGACTACACGCGGCCGACGGTTATCTCGCGCTGAGGCCGCGAGCAGAAGCGGTTCGCCATCAGTTGCTGCAGTTTCTCCTCGACTGCCATGCCGACGGCAAGCTGGTGGTCGGATACGGCGCACCGGGTAAGGGAAACACGCTGCTCAACTACTGCGGCATCCGACCGGACCTGCTCGCCTATACGGTCGACCGCAATCCGTACAAACACGGCCGATTCACCCCGGGAACTCGAATCCCGATCCATGATCCGGCGCAGATCGCCAAAGACCGGCCCGATGTCGTGTTGGCGTTGCCCTGGAATCTGGAAACAGAGTTGACGGAGCAACTTTCGTACATTCGCGAGTGGGACGGCCAGCTGGTCTTTCCGCTGCCGACACTGCACAGCTCAGCAATCTTCAAGCCTGTTACAAGAGGAGTATCAGCATGA
- a CDS encoding class I SAM-dependent methyltransferase, whose protein sequence is MVADEHQSVSSEAAERRWSELLRRNVHRLSHVAGFLGAGQKPSRRLSDAQSYWSAEAAPGWTENSHWRSGLGETNWEDVGKEHLAMFEQFARALEVSTHPDVVIDWGCGGGANAVVFAPITKRKYIAADVSGESVMECVRQVRAVCDTPTGQSIIDIAEPGRTVEKLKTQCDLFLCTYVLELTADRDEALRILRLAERLLVSGGMAFIQVKYHTADWRTRGYKRNYRRNLSNMTTFGIEEFWIASAACGLMPKLITLVPRNSLDSRYAYYALVKP, encoded by the coding sequence GTGGTCGCGGATGAACACCAGTCGGTGAGCAGCGAAGCTGCGGAACGACGCTGGTCGGAGCTCCTCCGGCGGAACGTCCACAGGTTGAGCCATGTCGCCGGCTTTCTCGGCGCCGGCCAGAAGCCATCCCGCAGACTCAGCGATGCGCAGAGCTACTGGTCAGCCGAGGCGGCACCCGGCTGGACTGAGAACTCGCACTGGCGTAGCGGACTTGGGGAAACAAACTGGGAAGATGTCGGGAAAGAACATCTCGCAATGTTCGAACAGTTCGCGAGAGCCTTGGAGGTATCGACTCACCCCGACGTTGTGATCGACTGGGGTTGTGGTGGCGGTGCAAACGCAGTGGTGTTTGCGCCAATCACCAAGCGGAAATATATCGCGGCCGACGTATCGGGCGAGAGCGTTATGGAGTGCGTTCGCCAGGTTCGCGCGGTGTGTGACACGCCGACCGGGCAGTCGATTATCGACATTGCCGAGCCTGGGCGTACGGTCGAAAAGCTGAAAACGCAATGCGATTTATTCCTGTGCACGTATGTGCTGGAACTGACCGCCGACCGTGATGAAGCCCTGCGTATCCTACGGCTGGCAGAACGTTTGCTTGTCAGCGGAGGAATGGCATTCATTCAGGTCAAGTACCATACGGCTGATTGGCGTACTCGCGGATACAAGCGAAACTATCGACGTAATCTCAGTAATATGACCACATTCGGCATAGAGGAATTCTGGATTGCCAGCGCCGCTTGCGGTTTGATGCCGAAGCTGATCACCCTGGTTCCCAGGAACAGCCTCGATTCACGTTACGCGTACTACGCGTTGGTGAAGCCATGA
- a CDS encoding methyltransferase domain-containing protein, with amino-acid sequence MIACRGCGKTDLIRVLDLGKTPAADHFPRVAEPVCAEEMSHSLAMELCRACGLAQLADDDTIADEPRGVEPQALRDQAGDAIERVAAAGWLRGDSVFEFGSPHGGTWIPLLAARGYTPVKSAPDVVLDCFGIMHEKDQRAAFDTRSQLIRPGGVLLLQYHSLMTIVRQGQWNALRHGHFAYYSLTALMRLLGEVGLRVATAWEFDLYGGTVLLAAVRENVHHDDVVDRILATEEEFGITDPEVISDLQRRADLHVEELRSWLESESSGGRSVFGYGAASRAVALFSRAGLDARLLAAVADASPAKHRRRMPGTDIPIISPAELLAANPDRVLLTVPDLLAEVAARYPELDGRWQVDGQ; translated from the coding sequence ATGATTGCGTGCCGTGGATGCGGGAAAACGGATCTGATCCGGGTCCTTGATCTCGGAAAGACACCTGCGGCCGATCACTTCCCACGCGTGGCCGAACCTGTCTGTGCCGAGGAGATGTCGCATTCGTTGGCCATGGAGTTATGTCGGGCATGCGGTTTGGCGCAACTCGCCGACGACGACACGATTGCCGACGAACCCCGCGGGGTGGAACCGCAGGCGCTGAGGGATCAGGCCGGAGACGCGATCGAACGAGTGGCCGCTGCGGGCTGGCTGCGGGGTGATTCGGTGTTCGAGTTCGGCAGCCCGCACGGCGGTACCTGGATCCCGCTGCTCGCCGCGCGTGGGTACACGCCGGTGAAGTCGGCGCCGGATGTGGTGCTCGACTGCTTCGGCATCATGCACGAGAAGGACCAACGAGCGGCGTTCGACACACGCTCGCAGTTGATCCGGCCCGGCGGCGTGCTGCTGCTGCAGTACCACTCGCTGATGACGATTGTCCGGCAGGGGCAATGGAATGCGCTGCGGCACGGTCACTTCGCGTACTACTCGCTGACTGCGCTCATGCGACTCCTCGGCGAGGTGGGGCTACGGGTTGCCACGGCATGGGAGTTCGATCTGTACGGCGGGACGGTACTGCTGGCGGCGGTGCGAGAAAATGTCCACCACGATGACGTGGTGGATCGAATCCTCGCGACCGAGGAAGAATTCGGCATCACGGATCCGGAAGTCATCTCCGATCTTCAACGCCGGGCCGACCTGCACGTCGAGGAGTTGCGGAGTTGGCTCGAGTCGGAATCGTCCGGCGGCCGTTCCGTGTTCGGATATGGCGCCGCGTCACGCGCGGTGGCGTTGTTCAGTCGTGCGGGACTCGACGCCCGGTTGCTTGCGGCGGTCGCCGACGCATCGCCTGCCAAGCACCGCCGCAGGATGCCGGGCACCGACATTCCGATCATATCGCCGGCCGAACTCCTCGCCGCGAATCCGGATCGGGTGCTGCTGACGGTGCCCGACCTCCTGGCCGAGGTGGCCGCGCGCTATCCGGAACTCGACGGTAGGTGGCAGGTCGACGGGCAGTGA
- a CDS encoding glucose-1-phosphate cytidylyltransferase, producing the protein MKVVLFCGGYGMRMRNGPEDAIPKPMQMVGPRPLIWHVMRYYAHFGHKEFVLCLGYGADHIKNYFLTYQEAASNDFIMSGGNIQLVRSDISDWTISFVDTGLESAIGERLRRVRDHLDGDEYFLANYADVLTDAPLDHMIDEFHRSGAVASMMVVPPQSSFHCVEVSETGEVKDIVAVSEMTIWENGGFFVLSQGIFDLLPPGGDLVADVCGTLAGRGELFGYRYHGFWKPADTFKERAELEARYHDGDRPWMLWERPISLAAGA; encoded by the coding sequence ATGAAAGTCGTCCTGTTCTGCGGTGGATATGGCATGCGCATGCGTAACGGGCCAGAAGACGCCATACCGAAGCCGATGCAGATGGTCGGTCCACGTCCGCTCATCTGGCACGTCATGCGCTACTACGCGCACTTCGGTCACAAGGAATTCGTGTTGTGTCTCGGCTACGGCGCCGACCACATCAAGAACTACTTCCTGACGTATCAGGAAGCGGCGTCCAATGATTTCATCATGAGCGGCGGGAACATTCAGTTGGTGCGGTCGGATATCAGCGACTGGACGATCTCGTTCGTCGACACCGGTCTTGAGTCGGCAATCGGTGAGCGCCTGCGCCGGGTGCGGGACCACCTCGATGGTGATGAGTACTTCCTGGCCAATTATGCCGATGTCCTGACAGATGCGCCCCTTGACCACATGATCGACGAGTTCCATCGATCCGGTGCTGTCGCGTCGATGATGGTCGTCCCACCCCAGTCGTCGTTCCACTGTGTCGAGGTGTCCGAGACAGGTGAGGTCAAGGACATCGTTGCTGTGTCGGAGATGACCATCTGGGAGAACGGGGGATTCTTCGTACTCTCCCAGGGCATCTTCGACCTGTTGCCTCCCGGGGGGGATCTCGTCGCGGATGTGTGCGGTACGTTGGCCGGGCGGGGCGAGTTGTTCGGTTATCGGTATCACGGCTTCTGGAAACCTGCCGACACGTTCAAAGAGCGAGCCGAGCTCGAAGCGAGATATCACGACGGCGACCGGCCATGGATGCTGTGGGAGCGGCCGATCAGCCTCGCGGCCGGCGCCTGA
- a CDS encoding PIG-L deacetylase family protein — protein MIDLFTGALEEIAVVGAHCDDIAIGMGGTLLTIATAHPGLRVSGLVLSGGGTERESEEIAALAAFCPGADVDLTVLDVPDGRAPAHWEQIKVHLNRFRRACTPQVVFGPHRRDEHQDHRLVAELLPTEFRDHLVLGYEILKWEADTPRPALFHTLTSQVAEEKARLLRKHYPSQAGHDWFDEQAFLGLSRLRGVQCRTQHAEGFILEKATITFGPGDIRAQTG, from the coding sequence ATGATCGATCTGTTCACCGGTGCGCTCGAAGAGATAGCCGTGGTCGGCGCACATTGTGACGATATCGCGATCGGCATGGGCGGCACACTGCTCACGATCGCCACCGCACATCCGGGGCTTCGAGTGAGCGGACTCGTGCTCTCAGGTGGCGGCACCGAACGTGAATCAGAAGAGATCGCGGCGTTGGCGGCATTCTGTCCGGGGGCCGACGTCGATCTGACGGTTCTGGACGTTCCAGATGGAAGAGCACCCGCACACTGGGAACAGATCAAGGTCCATCTCAACAGGTTTCGCAGAGCGTGCACACCGCAGGTGGTGTTCGGTCCGCACCGCCGCGACGAACATCAAGACCACCGGTTGGTGGCGGAACTGTTACCGACCGAGTTTCGTGACCACCTCGTGCTCGGCTATGAGATCCTCAAATGGGAGGCGGATACCCCCCGCCCGGCACTTTTTCATACCCTCACGAGCCAGGTGGCCGAGGAGAAAGCGCGCCTGCTGCGCAAGCACTATCCGTCCCAGGCAGGCCACGATTGGTTCGATGAGCAAGCGTTCCTCGGCCTGTCGAGGCTGCGGGGAGTCCAATGCCGGACCCAGCATGCGGAGGGGTTCATTCTGGAGAAGGCGACCATCACGTTCGGTCCTGGCGACATTCGTGCGCAGACCGGATGA
- the rfbC gene encoding dTDP-4-dehydrorhamnose 3,5-epimerase, giving the protein MRIEETSLMDVLILVPDPFHDERGLFTRTFDAQIFDDHLGRPGLAASFIQDSQSRSAQGVIRGMHGRSGRGEAKLVRCAHGAVHDVLVDIRKDSPTFGHRQAFRLDDKDFRHLYVPPGLLHGFQALTATADVCYRIDRPHNPAEDLAVAYNDPDLGIDWPLPVTSISSRDARAGSWATLLTQLS; this is encoded by the coding sequence GTGCGTATCGAAGAAACCAGCCTCATGGACGTGCTGATCCTCGTCCCGGACCCGTTCCACGACGAGCGTGGACTGTTCACCCGGACGTTCGACGCTCAGATTTTCGACGACCATCTCGGCAGGCCGGGACTCGCGGCTTCTTTCATCCAGGACTCCCAGTCCCGCTCGGCGCAGGGTGTCATTCGCGGCATGCACGGACGCTCCGGACGCGGGGAGGCCAAGTTGGTGCGCTGCGCACACGGTGCCGTGCACGACGTCCTGGTCGATATCCGCAAGGATTCGCCCACTTTCGGTCATCGTCAGGCATTTCGACTGGATGACAAGGATTTCCGACACCTCTACGTACCCCCGGGGCTTCTTCATGGCTTCCAAGCGCTGACCGCTACGGCCGACGTCTGCTATCGAATCGATCGCCCCCACAATCCCGCCGAAGACCTCGCCGTTGCGTACAACGATCCGGATCTCGGCATTGACTGGCCGCTGCCAGTGACGAGCATCTCGTCCAGAGACGCACGTGCGGGAAGTTGGGCCACACTTCTCACGCAGCTCTCGTGA
- a CDS encoding UDP-glucose dehydrogenase family protein — translation MRMVVLGTGYLGATHAACMAELGHEVLGVDIDPAKLAKLEAGEVPFFEPGLREVLRRHTESGRLRFSSSYQEAVDFADVFFVAVATPQKKGDYGADLCFVDAVMASLAVLLDKPAVIIGKSTVPVGTAERLAARVRALAPAGEAVELAWNPEFLREGFAVQDTLHPDRLVLGIGRPGSGRAEQVVREIYSDLLGDGVPFIVTDLATAELVKVSANAFLATKISFINAIAEVCEAVDADVTVLADAIGYDGRIGRRFLDAGLGFGGGCLPKDIRAFMARAGELGANQALTFLREVDSINMRRRTRVVDIAREICGGSFIGTRVAALGAAFKPNSDDVRDSPALNVAGQIQLQGACVNVFDPQAMDNSRALFPTLNYATSAFEACEGADVVLILTEWAEFRSINPVALRDTVRSGVVIDARNCLDPAEWRAAGWLYRALGRPVSPHDLSASSAAT, via the coding sequence GTGAGAATGGTGGTGCTGGGCACCGGGTACTTGGGTGCCACACACGCGGCGTGCATGGCCGAACTCGGACATGAGGTTCTCGGCGTGGATATCGATCCGGCCAAGCTCGCGAAGCTGGAGGCGGGCGAGGTGCCGTTCTTCGAACCAGGACTCCGAGAGGTGCTGCGCCGTCACACGGAAAGCGGCCGTTTGCGATTCTCATCCTCGTACCAAGAGGCGGTCGACTTTGCCGATGTCTTCTTCGTCGCTGTCGCGACGCCACAGAAGAAGGGTGACTACGGAGCCGATCTGTGCTTCGTTGATGCCGTAATGGCTTCTTTGGCAGTGCTTTTGGACAAACCCGCCGTGATCATCGGAAAGTCGACGGTTCCGGTGGGAACCGCGGAGCGGCTCGCTGCACGGGTGCGGGCCCTGGCACCCGCGGGCGAGGCAGTGGAGTTGGCGTGGAATCCGGAATTTCTGCGGGAAGGCTTCGCAGTTCAGGACACGTTGCATCCCGACCGCCTTGTCCTGGGTATCGGAAGGCCCGGTTCCGGCCGTGCGGAACAGGTCGTGCGCGAGATCTACTCCGATCTTCTCGGCGATGGCGTTCCCTTCATCGTGACGGACCTCGCGACCGCCGAGTTGGTGAAGGTATCTGCGAACGCCTTCCTTGCCACCAAGATCTCTTTCATCAATGCCATCGCTGAGGTCTGCGAGGCAGTGGACGCCGACGTCACGGTCCTTGCCGACGCGATCGGGTACGACGGCCGGATCGGTCGGCGGTTCCTCGACGCCGGCCTCGGCTTTGGTGGTGGATGCCTGCCGAAGGACATTCGGGCTTTCATGGCTCGGGCGGGGGAACTGGGCGCCAATCAGGCGCTTACCTTCCTGCGTGAAGTGGACAGCATCAATATGCGCCGACGGACCCGGGTTGTCGACATCGCCCGTGAGATATGTGGCGGCAGCTTCATCGGGACCAGGGTTGCTGCGCTCGGAGCCGCGTTCAAACCGAATTCGGACGATGTGCGGGATTCCCCGGCGTTGAACGTGGCCGGTCAGATCCAGCTACAGGGTGCATGCGTCAACGTGTTCGACCCGCAGGCGATGGACAACTCCCGGGCGTTGTTCCCGACGCTGAATTACGCGACGTCTGCATTCGAAGCATGTGAAGGCGCCGACGTGGTTCTGATCCTGACAGAATGGGCCGAGTTTCGGTCCATCAACCCAGTGGCGCTGAGGGATACCGTGCGCTCCGGGGTGGTCATCGACGCACGCAACTGTCTCGACCCTGCGGAATGGCGTGCGGCTGGGTGGCTGTACCGGGCTCTCGGCAGACCGGTATCACCACATGACCTGAGCGCATCGTCGGCGGCGACATGA
- a CDS encoding methyltransferase type 11 yields the protein MIATRLRQVFVDSPNSFGAKARLKRWELFRETFPNIEDMNLLDLGGTAETWHRSPMKPRRVTVLNLFEPGEPDGDSILAIKGDGCNATAALAAAGAGTHFDIVFSNSLIEHVGGHARRCELASEIDGLAPRHWVQTPYRYFPVEPHWLFPGMQFMPVAARVQVANHWPLVHTRPNTIDEARDAVLWTELLSIAEMQDYFPTSTILKERVLGMAKSLIAVR from the coding sequence ATGATCGCGACACGACTGCGTCAGGTATTCGTGGACTCGCCCAACTCGTTCGGCGCGAAAGCTCGCCTGAAGCGCTGGGAACTGTTTCGCGAGACGTTTCCGAACATCGAGGACATGAACCTACTGGATCTCGGGGGAACCGCCGAGACGTGGCACCGGTCGCCCATGAAGCCCCGAAGGGTGACGGTGCTCAATCTGTTCGAGCCTGGGGAACCCGACGGAGACAGCATCCTCGCGATCAAAGGTGATGGGTGTAATGCCACCGCCGCCCTGGCCGCGGCCGGCGCCGGCACGCACTTTGACATCGTCTTCTCGAATTCGCTGATCGAACATGTCGGCGGCCACGCGCGGCGCTGCGAATTGGCATCGGAGATCGATGGACTGGCACCGCGGCACTGGGTGCAGACTCCATACCGCTACTTCCCTGTCGAACCGCACTGGCTTTTCCCAGGCATGCAGTTCATGCCGGTTGCCGCACGAGTGCAAGTCGCGAACCACTGGCCGCTGGTACACACGAGGCCGAACACCATCGACGAGGCGCGTGATGCGGTTCTGTGGACGGAATTACTCAGCATCGCGGAAATGCAGGATTACTTCCCAACCTCCACGATCCTGAAGGAACGGGTATTGGGCATGGCCAAATCCCTCATCGCGGTCCGCTGA
- a CDS encoding NAD-dependent epimerase/dehydratase family protein, with protein sequence MRVLVTGHQGYLGTVMVPILQRAGHDVTGLDSGFFADCVLGPVPVDPPGIRVDLRDVTVDQLAGFDAVVHLAALSNDPLGALAPRITYDINHHASVRLARLAKAAGVRRFLYASTCSVYGSAGHDLVDESAPLRPLTPYAESKVRVEADVAAMGDESFCPVFLRNATAFGFSPRLRADIVLNNLVGHAFLTGNVRVLSDGTPWRPLVHARDIAAAFLLALDAPAAMVHCAAYNVGAESNNLTVADIARSVVDVVPGAKLLITGETGADPRSYRVDFSKLRDELGFEAKWSIPDGAAELYKEYSGAGLTAEDFAKKFTRLPHLEMLRASNILDESMRRVTRAA encoded by the coding sequence ATGAGAGTACTTGTCACCGGACATCAAGGATATCTGGGGACCGTCATGGTGCCGATCCTGCAGCGTGCCGGCCATGACGTAACCGGCCTGGACTCCGGGTTCTTTGCCGACTGTGTCCTTGGTCCGGTTCCCGTGGATCCACCGGGGATACGGGTAGACCTGCGGGACGTGACGGTCGACCAATTGGCCGGCTTTGATGCAGTCGTTCACCTGGCGGCATTGTCCAACGACCCACTTGGTGCACTGGCACCCAGAATCACCTACGACATCAACCACCACGCGTCGGTCAGGCTGGCCCGGTTGGCCAAAGCCGCGGGTGTGCGCCGGTTCCTCTACGCGTCCACGTGCTCGGTATACGGATCTGCCGGCCACGACCTGGTCGACGAGAGCGCTCCGCTGCGGCCATTGACCCCATACGCGGAAAGCAAAGTGCGAGTTGAAGCCGACGTTGCGGCCATGGGGGATGAATCCTTTTGTCCCGTGTTCTTGCGTAATGCCACCGCTTTCGGGTTCTCGCCGAGACTGCGGGCCGATATCGTGCTCAACAACCTGGTCGGGCACGCGTTCCTCACCGGGAATGTTCGCGTGCTCTCGGATGGCACGCCGTGGCGGCCCCTTGTGCACGCCCGAGACATTGCCGCGGCATTCCTACTCGCGCTGGATGCACCGGCGGCGATGGTGCACTGCGCGGCGTACAACGTCGGCGCCGAGTCGAACAATCTGACCGTGGCGGATATCGCGCGGTCGGTTGTCGATGTGGTTCCGGGCGCGAAGTTGTTGATCACCGGTGAGACCGGAGCAGACCCGCGTTCCTACCGGGTGGACTTCTCGAAGCTCAGGGACGAGTTGGGTTTCGAGGCGAAGTGGTCGATTCCGGACGGTGCGGCAGAGCTCTATAAGGAGTACAGCGGCGCGGGGTTGACCGCCGAGGACTTTGCCAAGAAGTTCACTCGGCTGCCGCACCTCGAGATGCTGCGCGCGAGCAACATCCTTGATGAGTCCATGCGGCGAGTCACGAGAGCTGCGTGA